Proteins from a single region of Ischnura elegans chromosome 2, ioIscEleg1.1, whole genome shotgun sequence:
- the LOC124173957 gene encoding uncharacterized protein LOC124173957 — MENLSAREIELALLEITDDQACNSDFGGDSDADDGDPVQSKRDCTAKKARKSIPVRLSPESMIPGTSGIQAKGKRKIEASTLKTVVEGESESDDSDYVPEDYSSDSSSVSVQSIRGKFSNSSESEPEGGVRIFDHDETEEFRWMSHSGGSRCQTGEAGG, encoded by the coding sequence ATGGAAAATTTATCGGCAAGAGAAATAGAGCTTGCACTGCTGGAAATTACAGATGATCAGGCATGTAATTCAGACTTCGGCGGAGACTCAGATGCCGATGACGGAGACCCAGTTCAATCAAAAAGAGATTGTACTGCAAAGAAAGCAAGGAAGTCCATCCCAGTGCGATTGTCGCCCGAGTCCATGATCCCTGGTACATCGGGCATTCAAGCCAAGGGGAAAAGGAAGATCGAGGCTAGTACCTTGAAGACAGTTGTTGAGGGTGAGTCGGAGTCTGATGACTCAGATTACGTTCCCGAAGATTACAGCAGTGATTCGTCCTCAGTGTCAGTGCAGTCTATAAGAGGGAAATTTTCTAACTCCAGTGAAAGTGAACCCGAAGGTGGAGTAAGGATCTTCGACCATGATGAAACAGAAGAGTTCAGATGGA